A single Pan troglodytes isolate AG18354 chromosome 19, NHGRI_mPanTro3-v2.0_pri, whole genome shotgun sequence DNA region contains:
- the TLCD2 gene encoding TLC domain-containing protein 2 isoform X1, giving the protein MAPTGLLVAGASFLAFRGLHWGLRRLGTADSGGTSASPWRTACSRGPGRCSGYFLADGADLLWNQTLGKTWDLLCHHLVVVSCLSTAVLSGHYVGFSMVSLLLELNSACLHLRKLLLLSHQAPSLAFSVTSWASLATLALFRLVPLGWMSLWLFWQHHQVPLALVTLGGIGLVTVGIMSIILGIRILVNDVLQSRPHPPSPGREKTRGTRTRRDNGPVTRNSSTLSLKD; this is encoded by the exons ATGGCTCCCACGGGGCTCCTGGTGGCCGGCGCCTCCTTCCTCGCGTTCCGGGGGCTGCACTGGGGGCTGCGGCGGCTCGGGACCGCTGACAGTGGTGGAACCTCTGCGTCTCCCTGGCGCACAGCCTGCTCTCGGGGACCGGGGCGCTGCTCGG GTTACTTCCTGGCAGACGGAGCTGACCTGCTGTGGAACCAGACCTTGGGCAAGACCTGGGATCTTCTCTGTCATCATTTGGTG GTGGTGAGCTGCCTCAGCACCGCTGTTCTGTCTGGCCACTACGTGGGCTTCTCCATGGTGTCTCTGCTCCTGGAACTGAACTCTGCCTGCTTGCACCTGCGGAAGCTGCTGTTGCTTTCTCACCAGGCCCCATCCCTGGCCTTCAGCGTGACCAGCTGGGCCTCCTTGGCCACCCTGGCCCTCTTCCGCCTGGTCCCGCTGGGGTGGATGAGTCTGTGGCTGTTCTGGCAGCACCACCAGGTTCCTCTTGCTCTGGTCACCCTGGGTGGAATTGGGCTGGTCACTGTGGGCATCATGAGCATCATATTGGGGATCCGTATTCTGGTCAATGATGTCCTACAGTCTCGACCCCATCCACCCAGCCCTGGCCGTGAGAAAACCAGGGGGACCAGGACACGTCGTGACAATGGACCTGTCACCAGGAACAGTTCGACTCTCAGCCTGAAAGACTAG
- the TLCD2 gene encoding TLC domain-containing protein 2 isoform X2, which yields MAADPIHGHPRWALVLVAVSVGYFLADGADLLWNQTLGKTWDLLCHHLVVVSCLSTAVLSGHYVGFSMVSLLLELNSACLHLRKLLLLSHQAPSLAFSVTSWASLATLALFRLVPLGWMSLWLFWQHHQVPLALVTLGGIGLVTVGIMSIILGIRILVNDVLQSRPHPPSPGREKTRGTRTRRDNGPVTRNSSTLSLKD from the exons ATGGCCGCCGACCCCATCCATGGCCACCCGCGCTGGGCTCTGGTGCTGGTGGCTGTGTCTGTGG GTTACTTCCTGGCAGACGGAGCTGACCTGCTGTGGAACCAGACCTTGGGCAAGACCTGGGATCTTCTCTGTCATCATTTGGTG GTGGTGAGCTGCCTCAGCACCGCTGTTCTGTCTGGCCACTACGTGGGCTTCTCCATGGTGTCTCTGCTCCTGGAACTGAACTCTGCCTGCTTGCACCTGCGGAAGCTGCTGTTGCTTTCTCACCAGGCCCCATCCCTGGCCTTCAGCGTGACCAGCTGGGCCTCCTTGGCCACCCTGGCCCTCTTCCGCCTGGTCCCGCTGGGGTGGATGAGTCTGTGGCTGTTCTGGCAGCACCACCAGGTTCCTCTTGCTCTGGTCACCCTGGGTGGAATTGGGCTGGTCACTGTGGGCATCATGAGCATCATATTGGGGATCCGTATTCTGGTCAATGATGTCCTACAGTCTCGACCCCATCCACCCAGCCCTGGCCGTGAGAAAACCAGGGGGACCAGGACACGTCGTGACAATGGACCTGTCACCAGGAACAGTTCGACTCTCAGCCTGAAAGACTAG